From the Salipiger sp. CCB-MM3 genome, the window CCATACCCGCGCTCTGGAGTGCTGATCTACTGGCGGCGCGGGCTGGCGTCAAGCGGCTGCGTCGCGGAAATTGCGCCCCACGCGGCTGTGAACAGGCGTTGGCTTGCCGCAGCGCCCATGACGCGCAAACTTTGTTTCATGAGCCAATCCTCCGCCGTCTCCCGCCGCGCTTTCCTTGCCACCTCCGCAGCCGCGCTTGGCCTGCCGCTGGCCGCGCCCGCGCTGGCGCAGAGCCGCGCTTGGGCGGGGCGGGCCGAGGGGCTTGATCAACTGCACGCGCTGCTGGTCTGGCGTGGCGGCGCGGCGCTTTATGAAGAGGCGTTTCGCGGGCCGGGACTGGACCGGATCGCCAACGTCAAATCGGTGTCGAAAACGCTGGTGGCGCTGCTGACCGGCATTGCCATCGAGCAAGGCGAGATCGGCGGCGTTGAGGCGCCGGTGCTGCCGCTTCTGGGACGCGCGCCGACCGGCGACAGCCGCGATGATCTGACAGTGGGCGATCTGCTGTCGATGCGCGGCGGGCTGGTGCGCACCTCCGGGGCGTCTTACGGCGCATGGGTGGCCAGCGACAATTGGCTCGACAGCGCGCTGCAGCTGGACCCGCAGGCGCGGCCGGGCGGGCGGTTCATCTATTCCACGGGGGGCTGGCACGTCCTGGGCGCGGCGCTGAGCGCGGCCACGGGCGAAAGCCTGCTGAGCCTTGCGCGCAGCGGGCTGGGCGATCCCTTGGGGATCGACGTGGCGCCTTGGGTGCGCGATCCGCAGGGGCGCTATCTGGGCGGCAACGACATGGGGCTGACCCCGCGCGGCCTGCTTCGGATCGGCGAGATGGTGCGGCAGAACGGCGGGTGGCAGGGGCGGCAGGTGGTGCCGCAGCGGTGGATTGAGACCTCGTGGCAGCCGCGCGCGCGCTCACCGTTCTCGGGCGATCAATACGGCTATGGCTGGTTCCTGACGCGGTTCGACGGCGCGCAGGCGGCCTATGCGCGGGGATACGGCGGGCAGATGCTGGTGGTGGTGCCGGAGCGCGAGATGGTGATCGCGATCACCTCGGACCCGATGCGCCCGGCGCGCTCGGGGGGCTATTTCGGCGATTTGCGCGGCCTCGTGGATCAGATCGTCTCAGACGCCTGACCCCGGCCGCGCCGCCGCCGTCCGCCGCTGTCGCCCGCGTTGAACTGCGGCTCGGGCAGGGGCGCAACCTGGCGCAGATGGGCGAAGGGCGCCTCGGCATGGGGCAGCGCGCTGGCGGCGACGAAATGCTCCTGAAAGCGCGGCTCCACGGCGGTTTCCACCTTGGTGATCTGGTGCACCTGCGCCTCGATCCGGCGCCGCGCGGCAAGGCTGCAGAGCGCGATGCGCGCGCCGGTGCCCGCAGCGTTTCCGGCAGAGGAGACCCTTTCGGGCGGCACATCGGGGATCATCCCCAGCACCAGCGCGTGCAGCGGTGAGATATGCGCGCCGAAGGCCCCGGCGAGCACCACGCGATCGACCTCATCCACCCCCATCTCATCCATCAGCAGCCGCGCCCCGGCGTAGAGCGCCGCCTTGGCCAGTTGGATGGCGCGGATGTCGGCTTGGGTCACGAGGATGCGCGGCCCGACCGAGGCGCTGGCGTCATGCAGCAGATAGCCATGGGTGCGCCCCTCGGGGATCATCCGGGCGCTGCCGGTCTGCGCCGCCGAGCCGATCAGCCCGCGCGCATCCACCAGCCCGGCCATGCGCATCTCGGCCACGGCCTCGATGATGCCAGAGCCGCAGATGCCGGTGACGCCTCTGCCTGCGGTGGCTTCGGCAAAGCCGTCCTCGTTGGACCAGAGCGGGCAGCCGATCACCCGAAAGCGCGGCTCCTTGGTGGCCGGGTCGATGCGCACCGCCTCGATGGCGCCGGGGGCGGCGCGCTGCCCGGCGCTGATCTGCGCGCCCTCGAACGCGGGGCCGGTGGGCGAGGAGCAGGCGAGCACGCGGCTGCGGTTGCCGAGCAGGATCTCGGCGTTGGTGCCCACATCGACGATCAGCACCAGATCGTCGGACGCGCCCGGATCCTCGGCCAGCGCCACGGCGGCGGCATCGGCGCCCACATGGCCGGCGATCAGCGGCAGCAGATAGACGCGCGCGCCCTCGGGCAGCGTGGCAAGGCCCAGATCGCGCGCGCCAAGATCGAGCGCCGACGAGGTGGCGAGGGCGAAGGGCGCCTGTCCCAGCGGCGTTGGGTCGAGGCCGAGCAGCAGGTGGTGCATCACCGGGTTGCCGACGATGGTCATGTCGAGCAGGCGATCCGGCGGGATGCCCGCCTCGGTGGTCAACTCGCCCGCCAGTGCGGCCAGAGCCTCGCGCACGGCGGCGGTCATCTGCGCCGCGCCGCCGGGGTTCATCATGGCATAAGAGACGCGCGACATCAGATCCTCGCCAAAGCGGATCTGCGGGTTCATGCGGCCCGCCGAGGCCACGACCTCTCCGCTGCGCAGCGAGACCAGATGCGCGGCGATGGTGGTCGAGCCGAGATCCACCGCCAGACCGTAGGCATCGCCGTCCAGCAGTCCGGGCCATGCGGCGACGATCTGCGGCGGCTGGTCCACATGAGTGTGGTGCAGGGCGACGGTGATCTTGCCGCTGCCGTCCTGCAGCGCTTGGCTCAGCGTCCTCAGCACCGGCAGCGCGGGGCGGGCGCCGGAGATGCGCCACTGCGCCTCCAGCGCCTCGGCGGTCCGCTCGGCATCGCCGCTGGGGGCGTGCATGTCGGCGGGGGTGACCTCGATGAAATGCAGGCGGATCGCCGGGTCCATCTCCACCGCGCGGGCGCTGGCGGATTTGCGGATCACCTGCCGGTGCAACTGGCTTTCGGGCGGCACATCGATCACCACGTCCGACAGGATCTGCGCCTGACAGCCAAGGCGGCGCCCCTCGGGCAGGCCGCGCTTGTCGGCATAGCGCTGCTCGGTGGCGTTCCACGCCGAGAGCGCATCCGGGTTGGAGGTGATCCCATGTTTGGCGAACTGCCCGAAGGCGGGCGCGACCTGACATTTCGAGCAGATGCCCCGGCCGCCGCAGACGCTGTCGAGATCAACGCCCAACCGGCGCGCGGCGTCGAGCACCGGGGTGCCGGTGGGCACGCGGCCGCGTTTGCCCGACGGGGTGAAGACAACGAGCGGGTCTTTGGCGCTTGCGGCGGGAGCCTTGTCTTGGGTCATGCCCTCAGTCTGTGCGGCGCGGGGCAGGCAGGGTTGCCGGAAAACGCCGCCTCAAAGCCCGCGGGCGGCACGGGGCGCGCGGGGTCCGCCTGAGGTCAGCCCTCGGGCGTGGCCCCCTCGGCGCGCAGCGCCTCGAGTCGGCGGCGGAAGCGCGGGGCGTTGATCCGCTCGGTGACATTGGCGCAAAGCCATTCGGCCAGCAGCGGACGGTTCTCGGCATCCAGCCGGCTGAGTAGACGCCGCAGATAGGGGATATGGCCGCGCCGCTTGCGCAGCAGCCGCGCCATCTCGGCGGTGTCGAGCCGGTCCTCGGCGGCGGCGGAAAGGATCGGGTGGATCAGGTCAAGCTCCAGCAGATCGCCCTGCAGCGCGTCGCCCATATAGGGCAGGCGGAAGCGGGTGACATTGCGCCGCTCGAACAGCGCCGCATGCATGGCGTCCATCCGCTGCTGCGGATCGTAGAGCACATAGCCCGCCTGCGCGGCGTCCAGCATGTCGGGCGCGTAGCCGAAGCGCGAGGTGAAATCGACGCGGCGCATTTCGGGGAAGCGATCGTCCCATTCGGCGACGCGCGGATCGAGCGTGGCCTGCGGCTGCAGCAGCACCACGCGCGCCCCGGGCGCGGCCACGGAATAGGCGGCGGCGGCATAGCCGCAGGGACCGGCGCCGTAGAAGATCACCTTGTCGAACTCGTCGAAGAAGCCGTCGTCGAGCAACTGGTCGAAGAAGCGCGTCACCTCTTCGTCGCGAAACCATGTGTCGGCGGTGCAGATCACCGACAGGTTCGACCAGCCCTCGATCGCCTGCATCTCCCAGCCCAGCGGCGTGGCGGTCTGGCTGTAGGCGGAGATGCCGGGCATGCTCTCGAAGGTAACCAGCAGCGTGTCGCCATCCTCGACGAAAATCGCGTGATGCCGCTTGCCCAGCGGTTCGGCAAAGCCATGCTCTTCGCCAAGCTTCGAGATCTCGGCGATCCAATCCGCGCGGGTGAACGCACTGAGATCGACATCCGTGAGGTCGAGCTCATCGTCGAATGCGGGCCGGTCGAGGGGCTGTTCCGCGCTGTCCTTCATGATATCTGCCATTGTCCTGTCGCTTCCGGCACCGTTCCGCAAAACACTCACTGTCGTACCCTTCTCACCTGCCAGCGCATCCTCTGTGCGTTCCCTTCAGGCCCGTCAGGGCGAAGGGCAGAACGGCGGCAGGCAAGCGATGGAGGCAAGGAACGGAACGTGCCCGGTATCCTTTGCAGCCTGAGCGCCGAATGGGGCGGAACTGTGTGGCTTTATAGGTAATATGGCGGTGTTACGGCGGCAATGAAAAACTGCCTTCGGCAGCGCGGGCGGGGCCGTGGCGGAAGGGGCCTCAGTCCTCCTCGCCAAGCCGCGCACGGGTCGCCGCAGCGATCAGCGGGCGCGCGAGTTCCGGGCTCAGCGGGCGCGAGGGCGGGGTCATCATCAGGCGGCCCATGAGCGCGCGGAAGGGCTCTTCGGCCATCAGCTCGGAAAACCGCGTCTGGCGCCAGCGCACCGCCTGCGCATGCAGATCGGCCAATTGCGGGTCGGCGGCGAGGTCGGCGCGGCGCGCCGCTGATGGTGCGGCCAGCGCGGCGATGCTGAGGTCTTCGTCGGTGTTGAAATTGCGCTCGCACCAATAATCGAGCCCGAGCATGTGATCGCTGTGCACCGCGCGGCCCCGGTCGGCCTTCAGCACATAGCTCTCCATTGCGCCGAGCGGGTAGTGGTTGAGCTGCGCCAGCCGGTAGTTCGAGCGCCCGTAGTTCGAAAAGATGCGCCGGGTGTGGAACTGCGCGTCAAGTTCGCGCCCTTCGCCATCGAACCAGCGCGCCGCACCGAGCTTTGCCGGATCGGGGTTGCGCGGACGGTGCACGCCCAGCTTCCGATAGGTGCCATCGTTCCGGTAGAGCGTCTTGAACATCGCCGAGCGCCACGGCCAGAACATCCGCACCGGCGCGGCGCGGGTGAACTGCTGCGGCACCGGCACATCCGTGTAGCGCAGCACCCCGGCGTTGCCGAACAGCCGCCAGGTGAGCGGGATCGCCGTCGCCTCGGGCAGCGCCGCGATGAGCGCGGGCAGGGTGTGATCGCCGGTATGGACGTTGACGAACTCATCGACGTCGAGCGCCAGCAGCCAGTCGGCCTGCTGCACGGCGGGGGCCTTGTCGGCCAGTTTCAGGCCGGTGAACTGGATGCCGCCCTTGTCATAGGGGCCGTCGTTGCGGATGTGGGTCAGCGGCGCGACCTCGGCCAGACGGTCCAGCATCGCGTCGGTGCCATCCTGACAATCGTTGCTGAGCGCGACCACATGGCTGATCCCGGCGGCGTAATGATGCGCCAGCCAGTCGAGCAGGAAGGCCGCCTCGTTGCGCAGGCAGACAACCGCAGTGATCGTCGGACCCGTCCTCACCAGCCGCGCCGAAAGGTGACCACCTTCGCCTCCGACGCCTTGGGGAAATAGGTGAGCCCGGCGCGCTGCATGGCGTCGAACACCGCCTGCACGCCGCGCTGGCCGATCCACTGCGGGTGCAGTTCGATCACCGCCACGCGCAGGCACGACCAGTCGCCTGCGGGCAGCAGTTCGGCCTCGGCGCCCTCGATATCGCAGACCAGCACGTCCGGCGCGGTCTCGGCGAGTACCTCGGGCATACTGTGGCGCGGCACGGGCACGGTCTCGGTGATGCTGTCCGGATCGCTCTCGCGGTCCATCGAGGAGGCGAGGAAGTTGCGCCGCACATAAAAGGGCACTGGATCACCGCCGTCTGGCGAGAGCAGCGCATTGCGCAGATCGACATTGGTGACGCCATTGGCGGCGTGGACCTGCCGGATATAGGGGATGAGCGCCGGGTTGGCCTCATAGCTGGTGACGCTGGCCACCTTGCGCCGCACCGACAGCAGCGTCGACATATAGCCGATGCCGCCGCCCAGTTCGAGCACCCGGTCGCCTTCGTGCACCACGCGGCTCACGGCGTCGCATTCCTTGCGCTCATAGGTCTCGCCCTTGATCGCGCCGCGCACGCGCCCGGTGGTCAGCTGCGGATGCTTGGGGATACGCAGCCCGCGCGAGTGCAGATAGGGGTCGCGCGGCGGTTTGGCCGTGTCCATCGCTCAGCTCTCCATGTCAAGCGACAGCGCCCATGCGACGCGCTCGGCGGGGGTGAGGCGCAGCGCCAGCGCCTGTTCGTAAAGCTCGGCAAACTCGGGCGTGGCGCGCAGCTCGGTGGCCTTGGCGCGGTGCCACGCCTGCCCGGCGCGGTGCAGGCGCGCAAGCTCGGGGTCGGCCAAAAGCCGGTCTATCTCGGCGCGCAGGCGCGGCAGGTTGCGCTGGATGGTGAGATCGCGCGCCCCCGACCAGTCCATGCGGATCCAGTAGTTCAGCCCGATCGCCCGGTCCACATGCAGCGCCCGCCCGCGCTGGCGTTTGATCAGGTAGCTTTCCGCCGAGCGCAGGGCGTAATGGTTGAGCTGCACCAGATCATAGCCGATGGATTTGCGCGAGTTGCGCCAGCCGTTTCGCGCCACCTCCGCCGTCATGTCACGGCCCGAGCCATTGACCCAGGTCACCGCCTCCTCGGCGCCCTTGCGCAGCTTGTTGGGGCGGTGGCACGAGAGCTTGGCATAGGCGCCATCGTTGCGCATCAGCGTTTTGAAGCCCCATGTGGTGTGCGGCTTGGGGCTGTAGCGCGGCGCGCAGTCGCTGAATTGCGCGATCACCGGCGCATCGCTTAGCGCCCGCACCCCGCCATGCCCAAAGAGCCGCCACGTCAGGGCAAAATGGCTGGCCTCGGGCGCGGCGGCAAAGAGATCATCTAGCGTGCCATTGCCGGTGCGGATGTTGACGAACTCGTCGACGTCGATGTGCAGCAGCCAATCGGCAGCGCGCACCAGCGGCTCGTTCTGCGCGGCGTCGAGCGCATGCTGCTGCGGCGAGCTTCCGGACCATGCAGAGTTGTCGCGGTGCTGCAGCACGCCCATGGCTTGCAGCCTGTTCAGGATCGCGTCGGTGCCATCTTCGCAATCGTTGGAGTAGATCAGGAAGTCATCCACGCCGATGGCGCGGTGATAGGCGATCCACTCGACGATATAGGGCGCCTCGTTCTTCATGCAGCCGAGGATGACGCGGCGGTCCTGCGTCTCGGCCGGGCGCGGCGCGGGCGTGTAGTCCGGCGCCGGGGCGGCCTCGTCCAATGTGCCGTGATTGTTGTGCGGCAGCCATGGCGAGCCCTGCAGACCCGCCAGTTTCTGCGCCACATGCGGGGGAAGGCCGGGGGCCGTGGTCGGGGCTGCTTTAGGGGCTGCTTTAGGGGCGGCTTCTGGGGCGGGGCTGACGGGGAGGGCGGCTTGCTCAGACGCTTGGGCTTCTTTTGAAGCGCGCTCGATGCGCCAGCGGAAGGCCATGAGATATTGCGTGGCGCGAAAGCCAAAGAGCGGATCGGCCTCTTGCCACGGCGCACCCGTGCTGGCGGCGCTCCCGATGTCCAGTTGCAGCCCCGGATGCTGCGCGCAGAGCGCCTCGATATCCGCGGCAAAGCGGGCATTCACCGCCTCCAGCGCGGCTGGATCCAGCGGCGCACTCTTCACCTTGATCTCGGTCAGCAGCCGCCGCCAGAGCGGGCGTTGCAGCACCAGCCTCGGATCGGTGGCAAGACGGCGCAGCAGCACCTCGTTCATCCTCCGGCAGCGGCTGAGCCATGCGGCAGAGGGGGCCTTGGGCGGCTCTGCTGGCTCTGCCCGCCCAATGGTCTCAGGAATGCCGAAAGCCGCGCGAATTTCCTCGGTGACCTCCGCGCCGTAAAGCTGCTGCGGATCGACGCTGCGCATCTGCACGGTGCCGGGGCCAAAGACCGCCTCCCACTCGTGCTGCAGCCGCGCGAGATCGAGCCACTGCGGCGCGCCCTGCGCCTCGGGGAACTGCCCTGCACGCGGATCGCGCGGCGGACGGCTCGCCAGCGCGGCATGCCACCAGTCGGGCGCGTCCAGCAGGCCAACCTCCAGATCCAGCCCGCGCGCGCGCCCCTCCATCAACTGCGCCGCATAGCTGCGCGCCAGCATCTGCGCGGGGGTGTCCACATGCGCGACAATGGTGATGTCTTCGCTGAGCGGGGTGAGCAGCGCGCGCAGCCGCGTCGGTTCGGCGGCGCTCATCAGCGCAGACCCAAGCTGATGCGCCGAGAGGATGAGCAGATCGGGCTGCGCCGCCGCGACCTCGGCCCGCAGGTCCGCCGCCACCGCGTCGCGCAGCGCCGCCTGTGCCTCGGGGGTGGCGCAGCCGCGGCTCCAGCGCAGCGCATCCACCGCCTGCGGATCGCTCACCGCCATGTAAAGCCGCGTGTGGTTGCGCGCGCCAAGGCTGCGGGAATAGAGCACGCCGCGCTTGTCCAACTGCCTGCGCTTGCCGTCCAGCACCCGCTGCAGCCGGTCGGCGGTTTGCGCCTCGGGACCGATGTGAACGCAAATTCTCATGGCGTCTCCGCCGCCGCGCCGCGCCGCCCCGAGAGGTTCTCGTTGGCCTTGCCCCACCACGGCAGATCAACGCCGAGATGCGCCGAGATACGCGCAGGCGCTTCGGGGTCTTCGATGTCATAGGCAAGGAAGCGCGGGTCATCCGCGAAGATGCGGGCGAGAAAGGCATGATGCGCGGCGATCCACTGCGCCCGCTCCAGCCGGGTCTCGCCATAGCCTGCGGGCAGGCCGGGCACTGCGCCACGCGGCAGGCGGTTGCTGCCTAGGTCGGACCAGCGCAGCATGGAATGCGCCATCGCCTGCGGGTCGCGCGTGGAGGCTAGGAACTTCAGCTCGGGATGACGGCTGCGCAGCGCCTCGATCAGCCCAAAGTCGGTCTGCGGCCAGAGGCAGAGCCGCGTGTTGAGCACGCTGATCTCGGTCAGCGCATCGAGCCCGCCGAGCCGCTGCAAGGGATCGCCCGAGCCGAAGTACCCGTCATAGAGCTGCCGCGCCACAAAGCTGCCGGCGATCGACGGGTCGGGACATTTGCCGCGCCGCAGCCGGTAGTCGGCCACGCGCAGCCCGGCTCGCTGCAGCGCGACGCCGAGCGTTGTGGTGCCGCTTTTGGGCAGGCCGAGGTTCACGACGATCATCGCGGCGTCTCCGCAAGGCCAAGCTCGGCGATCAGCTCGGCCTCACCCGGCGGCAGCGCGGGCAGGGCGGCCAGATGCGCGGCGCGGGCGGCGATCTCGGGCCGGGCGCGCAGCATGCCGACCTTGGCGCGATGCGCCTGCACCGACAGATCATGCAGCCGCGCCACCTCGGGCAGGGTGCGCAGCGCGGCGATCTCCGCCTCCAGCGCCGGAAGCATGCGCTGGATCGAGCGGTCTTCCCACGCCGGGTCGTTGCGCTCTTGCCAATAGCTCTCGTCGAACACCCGGCCCTCGCGGTTCACGTCGCCGCGCTCGGTTTTCACCAGATAGCTGTCGAGCGAGCGCAGCGCGTAATGGTTGAGCGTCGCAAAGCGCCGCGCCCCGGCGGCGGGGAACTTGCGGATGCGGCGCGGTTTGGCAGCGCTGAGGAACGGGCCGGGCACGGCGCGCCCGGCGCCATCGGTCCAGCTTTCGGGCGCGCGGGACTTACGGGCAAAGGGGCGATGGGCACCGAAATATTGCAGCGGGAAGTCGCGGCGCACCAGCGTCTTCACCTCGATGGCGCTCTGGTCGCACCAGAGGTCGGGGTTGTGCGCGCGGCAGAACTGGCCGATCACCGGGCGGTCCTCGAAGGTCTCGACGCCATCATTGGCGAAGAACTGAAAGCTGAGCGAGATCGCCTGGGGATTGCCGCACGCCTCGATCAGCGCGGCAAAGCTGTGATCGCCCACGTGGATATTGGGAAACTCGTCCACATCGGCCACCCAGACCCAATCGGCGCCGGTGACCAGATCCTGCCGCGCGGCGTCCTTTAGCGCCTCCATCTGGTAATTGCGCCCCTCGGCCGGGTTCGGCAGATGCACCACGCCCGCGGGCACCAGCGCATCGAGCAGCGCATCGGTGCCATCGTCGCAATCGTTGGAATAGATCAGAAAGTCGGTGACGCCGATCAGCCGATGATAGGCCACCCATTCGAGCACGAAGGGGCCTTCGTTCTTCACGCAGGTGACCGCGCAGATGCGCAGCCCGCTTGCCGATGGTGTCGCCATGTCGCTGCCCGTCGCCGCCCGTCCCCATCCGGGGGTTTCTCCCCCGTGATATTGCCTTTGACCATCGCATCTTGCCCCGGCTGCGTCAACGCGGCGCGGCGATCGAGCCAAAGGTCGGTAACGCTGGGATCTTGACCGGATGCGCGCGGACGGGCAGCAAGAGAGGCAGGAGGAGGCACATGATGGATCACCAAGGCGCCGGTCTGCCCGGCTCGATCGATGCGGTGCAGGACATGCTGGCCCGCAGCGGCTATGTCTGCCCGCGCCCGCTGGCCACGGTGCTGTTTCTGGCGCTGCGGCTCGGGCGGCCGCTGTTTCTCGAAGGCGAGGCGGGGGTCGGCAAAACCGAGATCGCCAAGGCGCTGAGCCTCGCCACCGGGCGGCGGCTGATCCGCCTGCAATGCTACGAGGGGCTGGATGCGGCCACGGCGGTCTACGAGTGGAACTTTGCGGCGCAGATGATCGCCATCCGCGCCGCCGAAGCTGCTGGCGAGGCTGACCGGGGCCAGCTGCAGCATGATCTTTTCGGCCCGGACTTCCTCATCGAGCGGCCCTTGCTGCAGGCGATGCGCCCGGATGAGACCGGCGCGCCGATCCTGCTGATCGACGAGCTGGACCGCACCGACGAGCCCTTCGAGGCGTTTCTGCTCGAGGCGCTGAGCGATTTTCAGGTCACCATCCCCGAGCTTGGCACGATCACCGCGCCCGAGCCGCCGGTGGTGATCCTCACCTCCAACCGCACCCGCGAGGTGCATGATGCGCTGAAGCGGCGCTGCCTTTATCACTGGGTCGACTACCCCGATTTTGATCGCGAGCTGGAGATCCTGCACGCCCGCGCGCCGGAGGTCGCCGAGGCGCTGTCGCGGCAGATCGTGGCCTTCGTGCAGGCGTTGCGCACCGAGGATCTGTTCAAGAAACCGGGCGTGGCGGAAACCATCGACTGGGCGAAATGCCTGCTGGCGCTCGACGTGATCGACCTCTCGCCCGAGGTGATCTCGGACACGCTCGGCGCGATCCTGAAGTATCAGGACGACATCATGAAAATCCAAGGCTCCGAAGCCAAACGCCTGCTCGACGAAGCCAAATCCTCGCTCGAGACCGCATGACGCTTCCTCTTGGCAGAAATATCCCGGGGGTCCGGGGGCAGAGCCCCCGGCTGCCCTGTGTCCGGGGGCAGAGCCCCCGAAACCCCGTCGCTCGGAACCTGCACTAGATGGCCGAGCAAATCCCCCTCACGCTCCCCGAGCACCCGCGCCTCGCGCAGAACATCCTGCATTTCGCCCGCGCGCTGCGCCGCGCCGGGTTGCCGGTGGGGCCGGGCCGCGTGGTCGATGCGGTGCGGGCGGTGGAAGCGGCGGGGTTCACCGACCGGATGGATTTCTACTGGACGCTGCACGCCTGTTTCGTCTCGCGCCCCGAGCAGCGGCTGGTCTTTGCGCAGGTGTTCCGCCTCTACTGGCGCGACCCGCGCTATCTCGAGCATATGATGTCGATGATGCTCCCGGCGGTGCGCGGCGTGCAGGAGGAAAAGCGCGCGCAATCAGCCGAGAAGCGCGCCGCGCAGGCGCTGCTGGGAGATGCGCTGCCCGATCTGCCCGAGGAGCCGCCGCAGGAGGAGGCGACGAAGATCGAGGTCGACGCGTCGTTCACCGTCTCGCGCGAGGAACGGCTCAAGAGCCTCGATTTCGAACAGATGTCCACCAAAGAGATCGCCGAGGCGAAGCGCATGCTGGCCCGTCTTACCCTGCCGGTGAAGCCCTTGCCCTCGCGCCGCGGCATTGCCTCGCTGCGCGGTCGGCGGATCGACGGGCGGCGCAGCCTGCGCGCGGCCCTAAGGCAGGGCGGAGAGCTGCGCGAGCTTGCCTATCTCAAACCGCGCGAGAAATGGCCGAACCTCGTGGTGCTTTGCGACATCTCTGGCTCGATGAGCCAATACTCGCGGATGGTGCTGCATTTCCTGCACGCGGTGGCCAACCGCAAGGGCGCGGGCTGGGCGCGGGTGCATGCCTTTACCTTTGGCACGCGGCTCACCAATATCACCCGCCATCTGGCCACGCGCGACGTGGATGCGGCGCTGCGCGCGGCGGGGGCCGAGGCGCAGGATTGGGAGGGCGGCACGCGGATCGGTGGCTGCCTGCACGCGTTCAACCGCGACTGGAGCCGCCGCGTTCTGGGGCAGGGCGCGGTGGTGCTGCTGATCACCGACGGGCTCGACCGGGATGACGCGGGGCTGCTCGGGCGGGAAATGCAGCGCCTGCATCTTTCGGCACGGCGGCTGATCTGGCTCAACCCGCTGCTGCGCTGGGATGGGTTCGCCCCCAAGGCGGCGGGCATTCGCGCCATGCTGCCGCATGTGGACAGCTTTCGCGCAGGCCATTCCATCGCCTCGCTGGAGGCGCTCGGAGAGGTGATCTCCAGCACCGGCGACAGCGGCGAGAAGGCGCGACTGATGGCCTTGCTGCAGGGCTAAGAAAAGTTCCATCCAAAAGATGATTATTTTTTAGACGTTTTGAATGAACCTTTGTTCGTCCGCGACGTTGCCCCCTCATGCCGCGAAAG encodes:
- a CDS encoding sulfotransferase family protein; the encoded protein is MIVVNLGLPKSGTTTLGVALQRAGLRVADYRLRRGKCPDPSIAGSFVARQLYDGYFGSGDPLQRLGGLDALTEISVLNTRLCLWPQTDFGLIEALRSRHPELKFLASTRDPQAMAHSMLRWSDLGSNRLPRGAVPGLPAGYGETRLERAQWIAAHHAFLARIFADDPRFLAYDIEDPEAPARISAHLGVDLPWWGKANENLSGRRGAAAETP
- a CDS encoding glycosyltransferase family 2 protein is translated as MRICAVTCVKNEGPFVLEWVAYHRLIGVTDFLIYSNDCDDGTDALLDALVPAGVVHLPNPAEGRNYQMEALKDAARQDLVTGADWVWVADVDEFPNIHVGDHSFAALIEACGNPQAISLSFQFFANDGVETFEDRPVIGQFCRAHNPDLWCDQSAIEVKTLVRRDFPLQYFGAHRPFARKSRAPESWTDGAGRAVPGPFLSAAKPRRIRKFPAAGARRFATLNHYALRSLDSYLVKTERGDVNREGRVFDESYWQERNDPAWEDRSIQRMLPALEAEIAALRTLPEVARLHDLSVQAHRAKVGMLRARPEIAARAAHLAALPALPPGEAELIAELGLAETPR
- a CDS encoding AAA family ATPase; this encodes MMDHQGAGLPGSIDAVQDMLARSGYVCPRPLATVLFLALRLGRPLFLEGEAGVGKTEIAKALSLATGRRLIRLQCYEGLDAATAVYEWNFAAQMIAIRAAEAAGEADRGQLQHDLFGPDFLIERPLLQAMRPDETGAPILLIDELDRTDEPFEAFLLEALSDFQVTIPELGTITAPEPPVVILTSNRTREVHDALKRRCLYHWVDYPDFDRELEILHARAPEVAEALSRQIVAFVQALRTEDLFKKPGVAETIDWAKCLLALDVIDLSPEVISDTLGAILKYQDDIMKIQGSEAKRLLDEAKSSLETA
- a CDS encoding vWA domain-containing protein, with amino-acid sequence MAEQIPLTLPEHPRLAQNILHFARALRRAGLPVGPGRVVDAVRAVEAAGFTDRMDFYWTLHACFVSRPEQRLVFAQVFRLYWRDPRYLEHMMSMMLPAVRGVQEEKRAQSAEKRAAQALLGDALPDLPEEPPQEEATKIEVDASFTVSREERLKSLDFEQMSTKEIAEAKRMLARLTLPVKPLPSRRGIASLRGRRIDGRRSLRAALRQGGELRELAYLKPREKWPNLVVLCDISGSMSQYSRMVLHFLHAVANRKGAGWARVHAFTFGTRLTNITRHLATRDVDAALRAAGAEAQDWEGGTRIGGCLHAFNRDWSRRVLGQGAVVLLITDGLDRDDAGLLGREMQRLHLSARRLIWLNPLLRWDGFAPKAAGIRAMLPHVDSFRAGHSIASLEALGEVISSTGDSGEKARLMALLQG